The Pectinophora gossypiella chromosome 10, ilPecGoss1.1, whole genome shotgun sequence genome contains a region encoding:
- the LOC126370256 gene encoding uncharacterized protein LOC126370256, whose amino-acid sequence MPTLRIIHFALLTIIFSFAVSSKNEWTPIPIEDIYRRLRVNIQKPNNMYDIDSSWTSNVELTTENDDVLKSDVIKLVEPQMLYSDFVVKRFGLPQMMSKDEKKSNEDNTVSSSSAIQDETDYISTQVKTKSSEEKEIKQGDDKSNIKLLPIETSTEISVRKAKKIDTTDFVSEFPDNFVNSKEQNVNIESKYTIKQNIPSATQSLKEDNVRSYEVTENSEIKDFFYPETNNIIRSGYIYKAPVANKMVSNSNITGMFLDILDKYKIHKNDNLQNYAKSRIASVQKSVPPQVIYLPLPLKVLHRYNSLNHLPVDPMLAVLLSNYGIYLPYSYGLHNNYRNLYGYLASNNIHNNLPFGPYKVFADTDSSSK is encoded by the exons ATGCCGACACTGAGGATCATTCACTTTGCCCTCCTCACC ATAATTTTCTCCTTTGCTGTGAGTTCCAAAAATGAGTGGACCCCAATACCTATCGAAGATATATACCGCAGACTGAGAGTCAATATTCAGAAACCTAACAACATGTATGACATTGATTCTTCATGGACCTCTAACGTTGAACTGACAACAGAAAATGACGATGTATTGAAAAGTGACGTCATAAAATTGGTAGAGCCTCAAATGCTTTACAGTGACTTTGTAGTGAAAAGGTttggtttgccgcagatgatgAGCAAAGACGAAAAAAAATCTAACGAAGACAACACTGTATCGAGCTCTTCTGCAATCCAAG aTGAAACGGATTATATTTCAACACAAGTGAAAACCAAATCTAGTGAagagaaagaaataaaacaagGCGATGATAAAAGTAACATCAAACTTCTCCCTATAGAAACATCTACAGAAATAAGTGTGAGAAAAGCAAAGAAAATTGATACAACTGATTTTGTAAGCGAGTTTCCAGATAATTTCGTTAACAGTAAAgaacaaaatgtgaatattgAATCAAAATacactattaaacagaacattCCGTCAGCTACACAAAGTTTAAAAGAAGATAATGTTCGATCCTATGAAGTTACTGAAAATTCAGAAATTAAAGACTTTTTCTATCCCGAAACAAACAATATAATCAGATCTGGATACATCTACAAAGCACCTGTAGCTAACAAGATGGTATCAAATTCCAACATAACGGGGATGTTTTTAGACATTCTTGACAAgtataaaatacacaaaaacgATAACTTACAAAACTATGCAAAATCTAGAATTGCAAGTGTTCAAAAATCTGTTCCACCTCAAGTTATATATTTGCCTTTGCCTTTAAAGGTTCTACACAGGTACAATAGTCTAAACCACCTACCTGTAGATCCAATGTTGGCAGTTTTACTTTCAAACTATGGAATTTATCTACCTTATTCTTATGGGCTTCATAATAACTATAGAAATCTTTACGGTTATCTCGCTTctaataatattcataataatcTTCCTTTTGGTCCGTACAAGGTGTTCGCTGATACGGATTCTTCCAgcaagtga